Proteins from one Arthrobacter sp. Soc17.1.1.1 genomic window:
- the efeB gene encoding iron uptake transporter deferrochelatase/peroxidase subunit, producing MARTFRISRRRALTLAGASAAAGVGAGVAAGRAAPEASAGPTDPAALTYPFYGDHQAGITTPAQDRLHFAAFDVDDISRTELIGLLRDWTTAAARMSQGASAGAYAPDAGPYEAPPEDTGEAMDLGPSGLTITFGFGPTLFTTADGTDRFGLAARRPRALVELPKFSGDMLEERISGGDLCIQACADDPQVAVHAIRNLSRIAFGRASLRYSQLGFGRTSSTSTAQVTPRNLFGFKDGTANLKAEDPAGVDEHVWVGGSDDQAWLAGGSYLVSRKVRMNIEPWDRTRLSEQERSIGRTKGQGAPLSGGDEFAAPDFSLPGSGGQPVIAEHAHVRLAHPDTNGGARMLRRGYNFVDGNDDLGRLDAGLFFICFQRDPERAFIPVQTRLAGSDLLNEYIRHVGSAIFAVPGGATEGDYVGSRLFES from the coding sequence ATGGCCCGTACGTTCCGCATCTCGCGCCGGAGGGCGCTGACCCTCGCCGGGGCCAGCGCCGCAGCGGGGGTCGGCGCGGGCGTGGCGGCGGGGCGCGCCGCTCCGGAGGCGTCGGCCGGCCCCACCGATCCCGCCGCGCTGACCTACCCGTTCTACGGCGACCACCAGGCGGGCATCACCACCCCTGCGCAGGACCGCCTGCATTTCGCGGCGTTCGACGTCGACGACATCTCCCGCACGGAACTGATCGGCCTGCTCCGGGACTGGACGACCGCCGCGGCACGCATGAGCCAGGGGGCGAGTGCCGGCGCATACGCTCCCGACGCCGGACCCTACGAGGCCCCGCCCGAGGACACCGGCGAGGCGATGGACCTCGGCCCCTCCGGTCTGACCATCACCTTCGGGTTCGGCCCCACGCTGTTCACCACCGCCGACGGCACCGACCGGTTCGGCCTCGCCGCCCGCCGGCCCCGGGCCCTCGTGGAGCTGCCGAAGTTCTCCGGCGACATGCTCGAGGAACGCATCAGCGGCGGGGACCTGTGCATCCAGGCATGCGCCGACGACCCCCAGGTGGCCGTGCACGCCATACGGAACCTCTCCCGCATCGCCTTCGGGCGTGCCTCCCTGCGGTACTCGCAGCTCGGCTTCGGCCGCACGTCCAGCACCAGCACCGCCCAGGTCACACCGCGCAACCTCTTCGGGTTCAAGGACGGCACGGCCAACCTCAAGGCCGAGGACCCCGCGGGCGTCGACGAGCACGTCTGGGTGGGCGGCAGCGATGACCAGGCCTGGCTGGCGGGCGGCTCGTACCTCGTCTCCCGCAAGGTCCGCATGAACATCGAACCGTGGGACCGCACGCGCCTGTCGGAGCAGGAGCGGTCCATCGGCAGGACCAAGGGCCAGGGGGCGCCCCTGTCCGGCGGCGACGAGTTCGCGGCGCCCGACTTCTCCCTGCCCGGCAGCGGCGGGCAGCCGGTCATCGCCGAGCACGCGCACGTGCGGCTGGCGCATCCGGACACGAACGGTGGCGCCCGCATGCTGCGGCGCGGCTACAACTTCGTGGACGGCAACGACGACCTCGGCAGGCTCGATGCCGGCCTGTTCTTCATCTGCTTCCAGCGGGACCCCGAGCGCGCCTTCATCCCGGTGCAGACACGCCTGGCCGGGTCGGATCTCCTCAACGAGTACATCCGCCACGTGGGATCGGCGATCTTCGCCGTACCCGGCGGGGCCACGGAGGGTGACTACGTAGGATCACGGCTCTTCGAGTCCTGA
- a CDS encoding TetR family transcriptional regulator: MHPTTDVRSRILLAARSEFATYGLAGARIDRIAKAASASKERLYAHFADKAALFQAVLDANAAEFHAAVALDPADVAAFVGAVFDHAHEHPDILRMLTWARLEGIDYDLPGGAEPDAKLAAVRRAQDLGHIDASWTPEELLPILFGIAQAWVQAPLVAHRNAARTPLSAHRASAVEAARRVLARSA; the protein is encoded by the coding sequence ATGCACCCGACGACGGACGTACGCTCCCGCATCCTCCTGGCGGCGCGGTCCGAGTTCGCCACCTACGGGCTGGCGGGGGCGAGGATCGACCGGATCGCGAAGGCGGCCTCGGCCAGCAAGGAGCGCCTGTACGCGCACTTCGCCGACAAGGCCGCCCTGTTCCAGGCCGTCCTCGACGCCAACGCCGCCGAGTTCCACGCGGCCGTGGCGCTCGACCCCGCCGATGTCGCGGCGTTCGTGGGGGCCGTCTTCGACCACGCGCACGAGCACCCGGACATCCTGCGCATGCTCACCTGGGCCCGGCTCGAGGGGATCGACTACGACCTCCCGGGCGGTGCCGAGCCGGACGCCAAGCTCGCGGCCGTGCGGCGGGCACAGGACCTCGGCCACATCGACGCGTCCTGGACCCCGGAGGAGTTGCTCCCCATCCTCTTCGGCATCGCGCAGGCCTGGGTGCAGGCTCCCCTCGTCGCCCACCGCAACGCCGCCCGCACGCCGCTGTCGGCGCACCGCGCCTCCGCGGTGGAGGCGGCCCGGAGGGTCCTCGCGCGCAGCGCCTGA